The sequence below is a genomic window from Ipomoea triloba cultivar NCNSP0323 chromosome 2, ASM357664v1.
ttccttttgctatatatatattcttggcTTTTGTTTCTGCAAAAAGCATATAGTATTCTGTTTTATATTACTTCTACAGCATCAGTTTCTCTAGTGTGGCTCTTTGGGTGTGCCAGTATGTGCCCCGTTTGGTAATGCTTATTTTATTAGCTTAAAGcaatcaataataaataatgatttttaaCTGTTGTATTTGATATATAATACAACAGTTAAAAACAATTGTCTTTGAGCGTGACTTATAACAATAATGGATTCAACAACATTCAATAGACAATGAGTTTCAAAGTGCCAAGCAAAATAAAGCTTTTCATGTGGACTGCTCTTCATGATAAAATTCTTGGAAACGCCGAACGGAAAAGGAGGGGCCTCACCATGAATGGTGAATGTGTTGCATGCCACGGACAGGAGGAAACCACGGCTCATATCCTGCGAGATTTCTACCATGCCGAGGAAGTCTGGACGAGGATGATAGATAGTGATCGTTGGAGGAGATGGAGGCAGCTCAACACCCGTCAATGGCTGGAGCAGAACATCATGGACAATAAACATTCGGATAAATACCATGAATGGGCAAGGATGTTCGTGATTTCCAGCTGGTGGATTTGGTGATGGCGAAATGAAAGAGTTTTCAACTCAGGGTCTATGgataattatagaaaaatcaCATGGATTCGCGAGGCGGAGAAGGAGATTAATCGTGCTTTCTTGCAATAGACAAATATGGGAACTAACACAAATACTGTAAAGCTCCTCAATCTATGTTGGAAGCCCTCCACCGCGCACAGATTTACCCTTAATGTGGATGGAAGCGTCAAAGCTACAATGAGGACAGCAGGCATCGGAAATTTACTGCGAAATGCTGATGGATATTGACTTTGAGGTTTTGTTAGCAAAACGGACTACATAGAGCCAACAATTACAGAAATGAGAGCTATCGTTGAAGCTATGCGGTGGGCCTGGGAAAAAGGAATTCGAGACATGGAAATTCAATCAGACTCTAGGGAAGCTGTTAGATGGATTCGAGAGAAAACTGATCTTCGGGGCATTGCTCGGGACCTTGTGAATGAAGCGGTGTGTTGGTGTGCAAAAGACTGGAACATCTCAATTCGAGCCATCTTTCGTGAACAGAACAGGAGTGCTGATGGGCAAATTTCAGCCGGCGGATTGGAAATAGTTCTCCTCCTGCCCACCGGAGTGTGTTGAGGTCTATAATAGTGACCTCGTGCGTGCCATGCAATGTCGCAGAGTTATGGAGACCTCTTAGTTAGGTCTTGCCATCGGGGTTTCCCCCTCCCTATatgatccaaaaaaaataataataaacaatgaGTTTTAACCGTTACCtttgatatataataatataagataACGGTTAAAAATCATTGTCTTTGAACATGACTTACAACAACATCAACTTTAACAATACTCAATTGAACATGATTTACAATAACATCGATtttaacaacactcaatagataATGGTGTTTAAGTATTGTCTTTGATATATAAGACAATGGTTTAAAAAATGATGTATTTGAACGTGACTTACAATAACATTGGCttcaacaacaatcaatagacaacggGCTTTAACAATTGCCTTTGATATATAAGACAACGGTTAACAATTATTGTATTTGTGTGTGACTTACAACAACATTGAATTcaacaatatatttttaacctaaaatataataaattgtaaccattgtctatgtgcatttttcttctAGTTACCTATTACTAAATACGGAATATATACTTATGGTATGGTAAGGAAAGTGTTTTCTGGAATTAGGGTATTTAATTAGGCAAAGTAATGATGGTGTTAACAAGTTAATACtgtgttgttttcaaaaaaaaaaaaaaaaaagaagttaatacTGTATTAGAATGGTAagcattctattttttttccccaaaGTAGCAAGcattctaatttatttaatggataagggtcaaatagatcctcaaactatactcatttgtgcaattaagcTATTCAACTTAAAAAAacttcaattaggccctcaaacttgttattttgataaGCTCTTTAACCTATTTGTAACATGTAATTGCAGGTCAACTAGACTTGCGGCAAATTCCGGCAAACATCTGACCGAATTCCGGCGAGTGAAACAACACCGGCGCACCAGCGACGTCACCTTCTGCCGAAGAAAAAACacaactctaaaaacacaatATACGAAATAGTTAGCACCAAAAACATTGACATAAATAagggatataactttgattgagacttattatgtttttacaTATAAGGACATATGgatttttatactaattattatccacaagttatttttcagaaaaattataatttatgccaCCTacaaatatgccaattatcaatatcacacatgaattattagtggtgtaaatgttttCCTTTAGTTTTTCAAAACGTGACATGTATATATTGCCCatctcctgaattattagtggtgtaaacgTTGTTGTTTACTGTTTTCCATGTTCAAAGACcacatttttttccttcatttttctttcttggATTGTTTTCCTTTCGCCGACAAtaatgcttcttcttcttcctattagggtagggacaatatatgtcacgttttgaaaattaaggggcaaatttacgccactaataattcaggagtgacattaataattgacatatttgtaaGGGACAGAAATTACaaatttctcttatttttcaCTAATTGAACAATtgaatcaatattttaaataatttaatttgcatataatttaaatttaattgctaAAGACCtcgtggtctagtgacacccggtgtcccggaaaacactcccacatggatgatggaagtgggttccttcagtaggttgagaaagtaattatgaacaaatactacatagtaatactcaaaaaaaaaaattaaatttaattcattatcagttttttttttcccaacaaTCAAACATGttataatgaatt
It includes:
- the LOC116010779 gene encoding uncharacterized protein LOC116010779; its protein translation is MSFKVPSKIKLFMWTALHDKILGNAERKRRGLTMNGECVACHGQEETTAHILRDFYHAEEVWTRMIDSDRWRRWRQLNTRQWLEQNIMDNKHSDKYHEWARMFVISSWWICKTDYIEPTITEMRAIVEAMRWAWEKGIRDMEIQSDSREAVRWIREKTDLRGIARDLVNEAVCWCAKDWNISIRAIFREQNRSADGQISAGGLEIVLLLPTGVC